In one Carettochelys insculpta isolate YL-2023 chromosome 6, ASM3395843v1, whole genome shotgun sequence genomic region, the following are encoded:
- the ZBTB25 gene encoding zinc finger and BTB domain-containing protein 25 isoform X1, whose product MRDAPAGGACASHGRLHGPAPSQPGASPRNAMDTASHSLVLLQQLNMQREFGFLCDCTVAIGDVYFKAHRAVLAAFSNYFKMIFIHQTSECIKIQPTDIQPDIFSYLLHIMYTGKGPKQTVNPSRLEEGIRFLHADYLSHIAVKMNQIFSPETVQSSNLYGIQISTAHKATMEGLGAKENLSSASNRSANQGDHPQLQLSLAIGLDDSTLEQQITHPSAQAAGAAKPVEELQKSSVSIKQEKCDPEPVVSQSHTAPSPDVSKTNLKMHLCHYCGERFDSRGNLREHLHTHVSGSLPFGVPASILESNDLGEVQPITEKGEAIESHRLGTFLMKENEHPSEHPSHSNAEPLQYSQLSLISKDTEPVELNCNFSFSRKRKISCTVCGHKFLRKSQLLEHMYTHKGKQYKYNRCQRFGNPVAHRFHPYCDSWSDCTVKSSRLSQDHLDSSCALESDLAPENVDTILVE is encoded by the exons ATGAGAGACGCGCCAGCGGGCGGTGCATGCGCCAGCCACGGCCGCCTCCACGGGCCAGCTCCATCGCAGCCCGGAGCTTCCCCCCG AAACGCCATGGACACAGCTAGCCACAGTCTTGTCCTCCTGCAGCAGTTGAACATGCAGCGTGAGTTTGGTTTTCTGTGCGATTGCACGGTTGCAATAGGAGATGTTTACTTCAAGGCTCACAGAGCAGTGCTAGCTGCTTTTTCAAACTACTTTAAGATGATATTTATTCATCAGACCAG tgaATGCATAAAGATTCAGCCTACAGATATCCAGCCAGATATATTCAGCTATTTGTTACACATCATGTACACTGGAAAAGGTCCAAAACAAACAGTCAACCCCAGCCGGCTAGAAGAAGGCATTCGATTTCTCCATGCAGACTATCTTTCCCATATTGCAGTTAAAATGAACCAGATCTTTTCACCAGAAACAGTGCAGTCTTCAAACTTATATGGAATTCAGATCTCAACTGCACACAAAGCAACAATGGAAGGTCTTGGAGCAAAAGAAAATCTGAGCAGTGCCAGCAACAGATCTGCTAACCAGGGTGATCACCCACAATTACAGCTCTCACTCGCCATTGGATTAGATGACAGCACCCTCGAACAACAGATCACCCATCCTTCTGcccaagctgctggggctgccaagccAGTGGAGGAACTTCAGAAGTCATCAGTGTCTATAAAGCAGGAGAAGTGTGACCCTGAGCCTGTTGTGTCCCAGAGTCACACAGCACCCTCTCCAGATGTTTCTAAAACTAATCTCAAAATGCATTTATGTCATTACTGTGGGGAGCGATTTGATTCCCGTGGCAATTTGCGGGAACACCTGCACACTCATGTCTCAGGCTCGCTTCCCTTTggtgtcccagcctccatcctggagAGCAATGACCTTGGTGAAGTGCAGCCAATTACTGAAAAGGGCGAAGCTATTGAAAGTCATCGGCTCGGTACCTTCCTAATGAAAGAGAATGAGCATCCATCAGAACATCCAAGCCACAGTAACGCAGAGCCATTACAGTATAGCCAGTTGTCACTCATCTCCAAAGACACTGAGCCTGTGGAATTAAActgtaacttttctttttcaagaaagagaaaaatcagtTGCACTGTCTGTGGCCACAAATTTCTCCGGAAGAGCCAATTGCTGgaacacatgtacacacacaaaggGAAGCAATACAAATACAACCGATGCCAAAGGTTTGGTAACCCAGTAGCCCACAGGTTTCATCCTTATTGTGACAGTTGGTCTGATTGCACAGTAAAAAGTTCCAGGCTGTCCCAGGATCACCTAGATTCATCATGTGCATTGGAGTCTGATCTTGCTCCGGAAAATGTTGATACAATCCTAGTAGAATAG
- the ZBTB25 gene encoding zinc finger and BTB domain-containing protein 25 isoform X2 → MRDAPAGGACASHGRLHGPAPSQPGASPRNAMDTASHSLVLLQQLNMQREFGFLCDCTVAIGDVYFKAHRAVLAAFSNYFKMIFIHQTSECIKIQPTDIQPDIFSYLLHIMYTGKGPKQTVNPSRLEEGIRFLHADYLSHIAVKMNQIFSPETVQSSNLYGIQISTAHKATMEGLGAKENLSSASNRSANQGDHPQLQLSLAIGLDDSTLEQQITHPSAQAAGAAKPVEELQKSSVSIKQEKCDPEPVVSQSHTAPSPDVSKTNLKMHLCHYCGERFDSRGNLREHLHTHVSGSLPFGVPASILESNDLGEVQPITEKGEAIESHRLGTFLMKENEHPSEHPSHSNAEPLQYSQLSLISKDTEPVELNCNFSFSRKRKISCTVCGHKFLRKSQLLEHMYTHKGKQYKYNRCQSVISSDGHKPFPVIQGIKRAKEAYHWWEKGWIIEATSEME, encoded by the exons ATGAGAGACGCGCCAGCGGGCGGTGCATGCGCCAGCCACGGCCGCCTCCACGGGCCAGCTCCATCGCAGCCCGGAGCTTCCCCCCG AAACGCCATGGACACAGCTAGCCACAGTCTTGTCCTCCTGCAGCAGTTGAACATGCAGCGTGAGTTTGGTTTTCTGTGCGATTGCACGGTTGCAATAGGAGATGTTTACTTCAAGGCTCACAGAGCAGTGCTAGCTGCTTTTTCAAACTACTTTAAGATGATATTTATTCATCAGACCAG tgaATGCATAAAGATTCAGCCTACAGATATCCAGCCAGATATATTCAGCTATTTGTTACACATCATGTACACTGGAAAAGGTCCAAAACAAACAGTCAACCCCAGCCGGCTAGAAGAAGGCATTCGATTTCTCCATGCAGACTATCTTTCCCATATTGCAGTTAAAATGAACCAGATCTTTTCACCAGAAACAGTGCAGTCTTCAAACTTATATGGAATTCAGATCTCAACTGCACACAAAGCAACAATGGAAGGTCTTGGAGCAAAAGAAAATCTGAGCAGTGCCAGCAACAGATCTGCTAACCAGGGTGATCACCCACAATTACAGCTCTCACTCGCCATTGGATTAGATGACAGCACCCTCGAACAACAGATCACCCATCCTTCTGcccaagctgctggggctgccaagccAGTGGAGGAACTTCAGAAGTCATCAGTGTCTATAAAGCAGGAGAAGTGTGACCCTGAGCCTGTTGTGTCCCAGAGTCACACAGCACCCTCTCCAGATGTTTCTAAAACTAATCTCAAAATGCATTTATGTCATTACTGTGGGGAGCGATTTGATTCCCGTGGCAATTTGCGGGAACACCTGCACACTCATGTCTCAGGCTCGCTTCCCTTTggtgtcccagcctccatcctggagAGCAATGACCTTGGTGAAGTGCAGCCAATTACTGAAAAGGGCGAAGCTATTGAAAGTCATCGGCTCGGTACCTTCCTAATGAAAGAGAATGAGCATCCATCAGAACATCCAAGCCACAGTAACGCAGAGCCATTACAGTATAGCCAGTTGTCACTCATCTCCAAAGACACTGAGCCTGTGGAATTAAActgtaacttttctttttcaagaaagagaaaaatcagtTGCACTGTCTGTGGCCACAAATTTCTCCGGAAGAGCCAATTGCTGgaacacatgtacacacacaaaggGAAGCAATACAAATACAACCGATGCCAAAG TGTCATTTCATCGGATGGCCATAAACCATTTCCTGTGATACAGGGTATAAAGAGAGCCAAAGAAGCCTACCATTGGTGGGAGAAAGGATGGATAATTGAGGCCACGAGCGAAATGGAGTAA